tcttaatataaacattaatgtATTTGAAATGATGTGGTCTTCGTAGAGGTATGGGAAAATTACGCCAACgtaattaattgtaattaagtttatttattttgtggttctaaactttatataaaaagggtgatatttgtaaataattttttcgcagtcagatgaaaataaaataaaattgataaacgAGTGAAATCATTAGTGTCTCAGggaaagtattaaaaatttccCCACACTAAAAGGTGGCGACCCTACCAGGACCTACGAAACCTACGAGTTAGTAAAGAATGGACCAAGAGCGAATTTACCAAAGAGAAGTCAGCATGATaagaataaacattaaaaacatagaACGCAACACGATTAATGGCGACAAATCAAGCATAATCTTGGCGCTGgacaaaataacaaatttattggGAAGATTTGAAATGGCAAAGGATGAGCTGACCAGGAAAATGCTTGACGACGGCGAAAGCATCGATTCAGTTGAAGAATGGCTTTCGAAACCAGTAATGGAAGTAGAAGCAGCAattgaaatcaaaaacaaaatggtGGACAAGTTGGATTCGATAAATAAAAACGAATGCGTCAGAAAATTTGAGTATGAAAAACAAATAGTGGAACAGCAGTTAACGATTCAAAAAGAAGCAGAACAAGCCTCATTGAGAAAACTTCAAAGCGAAGAAGAATGGtatttaaagaaactaaaaatgaaagaaacatTGCGTAAATCTCTTGGAAACGAAAACGAAGCTACTAAACAATCTGTCAAACTTCAAAAGTAcacaattacaaaatttaatggcGATTATAAAGACTGGTTGCGATTTTGGAATCAATTCACGGTAGAAGTTGACAACTCAAACATATCGAACATCAGCAAATTCAACTACTTGCTGGAACTTGTCGAAGGAAAGCCCAGGGAGGATATACTTCATTATCATTATTGTCTCAGggaaagtattaaaaatttccCCACAAACTGCCACATCAACAAATTTTGTCTATTTGAATTGCCACTTCAGAAcatcttttattatcatttaaagaagttattagtgaaaaatgtttttgctttaCTAATCAATTGACAATACTATTGTTAGTTGAAAATTTAGTTACGTTAAAGACGGTTAGGGTATTTTTATACCCCATTCAAATTATCTCATTATTTAGTTAGtgaatcaataaatatttatatgaaccATGTTTAGTTTAACACTTACTtgtgttttagttattttttaataggtaTGGGGTATTACTTATCTTTTTTATGAGTAAACTATACCATATAtgctttatatatttacaatcaCTGTAACAACAATAGTGTGCTCTTAttgcatatattttgtttttatgtcaaaaatatttatattattgatacaaaataataatgccaaaaataattgttatatat
This portion of the Hydra vulgaris chromosome 13, alternate assembly HydraT2T_AEP genome encodes:
- the LOC136089685 gene encoding uncharacterized protein LOC136089685 codes for the protein MDQERIYQREVSMIRINIKNIERNTINGDKSSIILALDKITNLLGRFEMAKDELTRKMLDDGESIDSVEEWLSKPVMEVEAAIEIKNKMVDKLDSINKNECVRKFEYEKQIVEQQLTIQKEAEQASLRKLQSEEEWYLKKLKMKETLRKSLGNENEATKQSVKLQKYTITKFNGDYKDWLRFWNQFTVEVDNSNISNISKFNYLLELVEGKPREDILHYHYCLREMSKVLKTTEIFYVVFDVYYIIIFNPLKYE